The following is a genomic window from Treponema pallidum subsp. pallidum str. Nichols.
AATACACGCACAAAAAAGCGCGTATAGCACACGGGCACGTGAGCAGCTCCTTCAGACAAAAGAACAAATTCATCTCCAAGAAACCCGGACACACGCGGTAGTACTCGCGCGTCTCTTAGAGCATCAAGAACCGTGTCCTGTCTGCGGCTCTTGCATTCATCCGAATCCCGCACGTCAAGACATAGATAATCTTGAACCGTTAACCCGGCGCATGCAACGCATAGAACAAACATACGCGCAGCTGGAAACCAGCGAGAAAGATGTGTACCACATCCTCACCTCTGAGCGTGAGCGACGTGCATCCTACAGTGCACAAATGCAGGAAATACAGCATTCATTTTCCATTCTTACATCGTGTGATACGCGATCATCCTGCGATATTCCAAACGTGCAAAAAATTACCGTACGTGTTTTGGATCTCACGGAAAAATTATCTCGTGCAAAAGATATGCTCGCATGCGCGCAACACGCTTTACTGAGAAAAAAACAGCCTGAGCAGGATTTACAGGATGTACGCGCACACCTGCAGCAATGCTCACAAGAGCTCGCAAAAAAAGAAACAGCACTCCACGCATTGCAAGAAACGCTTACACAGCAGCGCGTACGCATTCACGCACTGTCCATACGTTTACCCAAGGAATTGCTTGCATCGAACCTACTTGCTCCGCAAAAGATGCAGCATGAGAAGGAGAGTGTCGCCTATTGGAAAGAGATGCTCGCACACTGTCAAACCCTTATGCGAGAATTGCACACCCATATTGAAGAATACGACCGAGAGTTCAATGAGATAGAAAACGCTTCTAGTGCGCTTGGCGCCGACATTGCAGCGCGAGAAGATGCACTGAACCATGTTCAAAAAGAATACATGCACCTTGCACGTACCGTGTGTTGCGCACGAACAGAAGCGCATTTCAATAACAACGAAGAAGTAACCGCCGCTCTTATGACTGATGCTGAACTTTCTCATGCTGCAGCAGAAATTCAATTTTTCAATGAATTGCGTGCGGCTGACACCCATCTACTGAAAACACTCGAGGCAGAAATAGGAACAGAAATTCCATCCGATCTTGATGAACTGAATGCGCAATGTCATACGTTGGTAAAAGATGAGGAAAACTTTCTCTCTCGTATTGAAATACTGTCTGCCACGCTACACACACTCACACATCAGTATCTTAAATACGAAGAGTGTTCAAAACAGCTTGCACAAAAGACGCAAGAAAGCGCAAAGCTTATAACTCTTTCAGATGAACTGAATGGGATAAACCAAAAAAAAATACAATTTGACGCATGGGCACTCATTTCTTTTCTGCACGAAATTACTGCCTACGCAAACATACGTTTGCAAAAAATGAGTGAAGGACGTTACCATCTGAGGGTAGCTGACTCGCACGTCAATGCACGAGGATATCAAGGACTTGCGCTGCTCGTTGCAGATGCGTACACTGGGAGCGTGCGCCCTTCGGCAACACTTTCAGGAGGCGAAACCTTTATGGCCTCTATCAGTCTTGCACTTGGTCTTGCAGATTCTATCCAAACCCGATCGGGAGGTATTGTGCTTGACTCGCTGTTCATAGATGAAGGATTTGGAAGTTTGGATGAGGCAAGTTTAGATAAGGCAATTGGCATCTTAGATGAAATCAGAGAGGGAAGTCGCATGATAGGCATCATTTCTCATGTTCATGAATTGCGCACGCGCATCCCTCACAAAATTCTGATAAAAAAAACAAACGCAGGATCACACGTAATGCAGGGGGATGCAGAATGAAAACGAGCGCGCTCTTTCTTGATTTTTACGAATTGACTATGGCGCAGGGATACTTTTTTCACAAGCCGCACGAGTGTGCGGTGTTTGAAGTATTCTTTCGTAAACACCCCTTCGCGGGAGGGTACTCCATTTTTGCAGGACTCGATCCGCTCCTGACGGCAATAGAGCAGTTCCGCTTCAGTGGAGAAGATATCGATTATTTGCGCACCTTGCACTTATTTCATGATGACTTTTTGTCTTACCTTGCTTCCTTCCGCTTTTCAGGAGATATACACGCGCTAGAAGAAGGTTCAGTAATATTTCCTCACGAACCGATCATCCGCGTGCACGCGCGCTTGGTTGAAGCACTTCTGCTTGAAGGATTGATACTCAACACCATTAATTTCCAAAGCCTCATCGCAACAAAGACTGCACGGATGTGGCGCGCGTCAGGTGAAGGTGTTCTTATGGAGTTTGGCCTCAGAAGAGCACAGGGCTATGACGGCGCGTTGAGCGCCACACGCGCTGCTGCAATAGGTGGCGCAACAGGGACAAGCAATACACTTGCTGCAAAGCTCTACGGTATTCGGCCAATGGGAACTATGGCGCACGCGTGGGTGATGTCTTTTGACAGTGAAGAAGAGGCCTTCGAACGCTATGCTGCACTCTATGGAAGCGCGTCCGTATTCCTCATCGATACGTACCATACCCTGGAATCAGGGATACAGAATGCAATTGCAATAGGCACACGTTTGAAGGCGGCAGGAAAATCTTTTGGGGTACGCCTGGACTCAGGAGACATGCAGTATCTTAGCGTGCAGGTGCGTGCAGCACTAGACGCAGCGGGATTGCCCGAAGCACGCATTGCAGTTTCAAATGAGCTGGATGAGACGATCATCGAATCTTTAGTTTTAAGCGGTGCTCCCATCGATGCTTGGGGTGTAGGCACACACCTGGTAACCGGAGGAGCAGACTCTGCCTTTACCGGAGTGTACAAGATGAGTGCACGCGCTACGACACAGCCGGCGCACACTCAACACGGGCATGCAGCATCCCAACGCCTCCCCCACTGGGACGATGCACACTGGCTGCCAGTCATGAAAGTCTCGGATAACCCGGCAAAGACTACCACACCTGGAATAAAGCAGGTATGGCGTCTGTATGATGCAGCGGGGCAATACAAGGCGGATGTTATAGGACTTGCAGATGAGGTGATAGAGCCGCAGGTGGCACAGCGATACATACATCCTTTTTATAATCTTCAATCATTCACGTTCGCAGCGCACCAGGTGGAACCGCTTTTGCGCACGGTCATGCAGGCGGGCAATCGGTTACGTGCCGGCGAATCAGTACAAGAAATCCATGCACGGATGCGCGCACAACTGCAACGATTGGATAAAAGCTATGTGCGACTGTTAAATCCACACGTTTATAAGGTTTCGCTCACGGAGCGACTTGCGCAGTTAAAGAACACGCTCATCACAGCGCTCCGCCGCTAAGTCAACAGATGCTGGTTATTTTGCGCGCTCCACAGCAGCACGGTGCAGGCGCGCAAAGGAGAGTGAGAAAAAAGAGCAATGGCTTGACAGAAGTACCCGCTCCCTTCTAGAGTGGCAGCGGCGCTCCTCGTTTGTGGTCTTGTACACGCAGGAGGTCAGAACGAGGAGCGGTGGATCTAGGCATGACAATGGCCGGTTTTTTGCGCGGGCTTTGGTGCGTGGTGGGCACATCGGTGTGTGCGCAGACGCTGCAAGAGGCTCCCGCACACTTTCTTCTTGAGGGAACTGATTTTGCAGCGCGCGTGCTAAGAATGTCTATCAGTGCGCGTAACGTGCCGTCGTACTGGTTTGAAGAAGGAGTGTGGAGCGAGGCTCCGTCTGCGTCCTCCCGGCTCCCTGCAAAAAACAAAAGCACACCGGGTGTCCCACGCCGTGTCACGCGCGCCCTGCCGCGCGTCAAACCGGATGTTTTTGTTTTCGGGAACGAGCATGAAACTGTTTTTTGGGGACAACTCAATACCATTGAGCACGCACGATACGTGGTGCACCGTGCTGTCCATCCGCTCGATGCTCACGCTCATGAGCGCTACTACGAACCACTGTTGAAGCGCTTTCACTTTTACTGTCTCGAAGGGCGAACGCCGATTACCTCCGTTTCGCTGTGCTTGTTTGCACTGGACGTGAGCACCCGCCTCATATGGGCGTATGCGCTTCCCTCCCAGGTGGAAATGGTGTGGGGGACGTGCATCCCGCGCGCATGGATTCCCCTTGAAATGCACAGCCATGTGCGCGCTCGTTATCCTAAGGCGAAGTTTTACCAGTTTGACCCCATTGGGTTTGTTGATTCTGAAGGAAAGGTGGTGCTCTATCCCTGGGCGCTCGAACAGCACGCACAGCGGCCACAAGATTTTTTGGTGTATGAGCCTCAGCAAGGTGATTGGGAGCAGGTAGCCTCACAGACAGGCCCGGGTCACTCACCGTACCGTGCCATGTGAGACGGCGCATGATCTCTGCAAGCGTCACGCTCCTGACACACCGTGCGGCGCGTGCACCTTCAAGGGAGCAGACCGTGTCGGCGCGCGAGGTGCCAGGCACGCTTCCGTAAGACACAGTGTCGGTTCTCACTGTCGTTGTACACCCGGTAGCAATTACCCCGTGTGCAGGATGACGGCTGCGACCGAAAAAAGCGATATAACACGCAGCTACCTGACACTCGGCAAGGGGGTAAGACCGATGAGCACACTCAGCGATGCGGAATTTGCCGCGTTTAAAACTCTTATTTACGAGCACAGCGGCATCACCTTTTCTGCACTTAATCGCTCGGTACTGGAAAGTAGAATTAGATCGCGCCTGCGCGAACTTGCCCTCCCTTCTGCGTGCGCATACTACCAGCAGGTCCTTGCAAGTAGCGCAGAGCTTTCTGCACTTCTCGATTCGGTAACCACAAATCTAACGCGTTTTTTCCGTAACAAAGCCCATTTTGACTCCTTCTCGCACTATGTCATTCCAGAATTGGTAAAAGCCAAGCGCAGCGTAGGTGAGCATTCCATAACCGTTTGGAGCGCAGGGTGCTCCACCGGGGAAGAGCCGTACACTATTGCAATGCTGCTGAAACGGTATGCGCCCGCTGCGTTCTCATGCCAGGTGATCGCGTCGGATCTCTCACTCAAATCGCTTCTCGTTGCACGCCAGGGCTACTACCCGCGCGCACGCGTCTCTGGAGTACCGGACGAATACCTCCGTGCATATTTTCGCGAAACACAGGAAGGATATCAAATTAACGCCGATATTAGGAAAATGGTTCGCTTCGATTATCATAACTTAAAACACCGTTCCATGCATCGAAACGTCGACGTGCTGTTCTGCAGAAACGTACTTATTTATTTTGATGAAACAGCCCAAAAGGCGGTTATTGAGCGATTTTGGGATGCGATGTCTGCTCACTCTTTTCTTTTCATTGGGCACTCTGAGTCTCTCTTTGGGATGAATACAAAGTTTTCTTTTCTAAAAACCCCGTGGGGCTGCCTGTGCCAGAAAAACGATGAAGGGTCAGCGCATGAATGCCACGCGCGGTAAGGCTGCACACCAGAGCGTATACAGGCAGGGGGCCACAGACTACCGTATGAAAAATACTAATGATATTGCTGTTTTAATCGTGGACGATTCTGCGCTCATGAGAAAGGTTATTGGAAAAGTCATTGAAGGAGCGCCGGGTCTTAGCATAGCGGGCAAGGCCATGAATGGGCGCTTTGCGCTTGACATGCTAGAGCGTGTACAGCCAGATGTCATCTTGCTCGACCTGGAAATGCCGCACATGAACGGGCTTCAGTTTCTTGAACAGCGGAAACGTCTACGCATTGATATTCCAGTAATCATTCTCTCTAGCATTGCAAAAGAAGGTGCACGGGTCACGATGCAATGTTTGGAGCTGGGGGCAAGTGACTTTGTCACCAAGCCTTTTGGATCTGAGTCTGCGCATTTGCGCACGGTTTCGCGCAAGATTGTCGATTACGTTACCGCGTATGGGAGACGCTACAAGTTGCTGCGCCGCACGCGCCGCTGTCTTGCCATGGACACACCTGTTGAGAGACCTGCCGGCGAGGAGGACTTGAATTGTTTAGATACCCAAGAGCGAGCCTCTCTGCCGTCTGTATGTGCACGTGCGCCCGCGCGTGACCGTGCATCCTACACAATCACCCCCACAGAGGGAGCGCGCCAAACGCGCATCGTGCCACTGCGTGAAAGTGGGGCACTGCAGATCATTGCAATCGGCGTATCAACGGGAGGACCTAGCGCGCTGCGTCATATCTTTGCACAGCTCGATGCAGATTTGCCGCAGCCGGTGGTAGTAGTGCAGCACATGCCTGCAGGTTTCACGCGTGAATTTGCGTACAGTCTTAACCAGGTATGTGCGCTGGAAGTAAAAGAAGCGCAAGAAGGAGACTTGGTGCGGCGTGGGCGTGTTTTGATTGCCCCCGGGGATCGCCATCTGACGGTAGAGCGGCGCTCCCTGGCAACTGTTGCGCACATCAACTCGGATGAACCGGAAAACGGTCACCGACCCAGCGTTGATGTGTTATTTGAGTCAGTAGCTCGCCATTTTGAAAACCGCGCATTGGGAATTTTAATGACAGGAATGGGAAGGGACGGTGCCGCGCAGCTTGCGCGTTTATACACAGAAGGCTCGCGTACAATTGCGCAGGACGCAGATTCGTGCATTGTATATGGAATGCCGCGTGTAGCCTGCGAACTTGGAGCAGTTGGCGAACAGGTGAGTCTTGATGATATGGCAGCGACAATAAATCGCTACGGCAAGGTGTTTGCCTCTTCCTGAGACGGACACGCACCCGTGATATAGAGGAGGGCTGCGCGGTCGGCGCACGTGTTCCTGCGCCTGCACTCTTGAATACTGGACGGACCTTGATTTACAGTCTCCCCATGCTGCGCGTCCTTACCGGAGACCGGCCCACGGGGCGTCTCCACCTCGGTCACTATGCAGGCTCGCTCGGGACGCGTCTGCGCATACAGTCTGAGCACGAGTGTTTCTTCATCATCGCGGATCTGCACACGCTCACTACACGCCATGGGCGTGCACAGCTTGCCGAGCTGCCTGCTCTCGTTCGTGAGCTCGTGCTGGACTACCTAGCTTGTGGCATCGACGCGCAGCGTGCGGTCATTTATCTGCAATCGGCGGTGCCAGAAGTTACAGAGCTGGCG
Proteins encoded in this region:
- a CDS encoding CheR family methyltransferase — protein: MTAATEKSDITRSYLTLGKGVRPMSTLSDAEFAAFKTLIYEHSGITFSALNRSVLESRIRSRLRELALPSACAYYQQVLASSAELSALLDSVTTNLTRFFRNKAHFDSFSHYVIPELVKAKRSVGEHSITVWSAGCSTGEEPYTIAMLLKRYAPAAFSCQVIASDLSLKSLLVARQGYYPRARVSGVPDEYLRAYFRETQEGYQINADIRKMVRFDYHNLKHRSMHRNVDVLFCRNVLIYFDETAQKAVIERFWDAMSAHSFLFIGHSESLFGMNTKFSFLKTPWGCLCQKNDEGSAHECHAR
- the pncB gene encoding nicotinate phosphoribosyltransferase; translated protein: MKTSALFLDFYELTMAQGYFFHKPHECAVFEVFFRKHPFAGGYSIFAGLDPLLTAIEQFRFSGEDIDYLRTLHLFHDDFLSYLASFRFSGDIHALEEGSVIFPHEPIIRVHARLVEALLLEGLILNTINFQSLIATKTARMWRASGEGVLMEFGLRRAQGYDGALSATRAAAIGGATGTSNTLAAKLYGIRPMGTMAHAWVMSFDSEEEAFERYAALYGSASVFLIDTYHTLESGIQNAIAIGTRLKAAGKSFGVRLDSGDMQYLSVQVRAALDAAGLPEARIAVSNELDETIIESLVLSGAPIDAWGVGTHLVTGGADSAFTGVYKMSARATTQPAHTQHGHAASQRLPHWDDAHWLPVMKVSDNPAKTTTPGIKQVWRLYDAAGQYKADVIGLADEVIEPQVAQRYIHPFYNLQSFTFAAHQVEPLLRTVMQAGNRLRAGESVQEIHARMRAQLQRLDKSYVRLLNPHVYKVSLTERLAQLKNTLITALRR
- the sbcC gene encoding exonuclease subunit SbcC produces the protein MKPMRLTLHNIGPFVGTHTVDFTALGPIFLVCGKTGSGKTTLFDAIAYALYGKPLGTRAEVIRSLRSHYAAPSEAAFATLEFSLGTKIYRVHRTLTCTLSHRKTEQPEQLYLEQKKGHGWERIACAHKSETECVIHDLLKLNSKEFERVVMLPQGECAQFLKANSKEKKETLMNLFPVDQYTALMERAKKKSLHAKAVLETLRSQLETLCAECMPDTYHERKQTLEAELQHARDALQQTRISHAYYTQKREALEAQLKKQQLCKELRARIETYRAQEPVHAETQKRIDRARKAAPLAAHIKHVTQCEQDAQRIHAEIQEKMRSREQLLMKRAAHVAQQSSIEEQRRLLQTLHSACIHIEDAHDVATSIRDISCQAHTLTQHIHTLAQQKTTLTQQEQSLCKELDILQREAGTIDTRTSAFNDLQIQLAHAKKTQELSQRYAELCAAHATCTAQCEKLEKIHAQKSAYSTRAREQLLQTKEQIHLQETRTHAVVLARLLEHQEPCPVCGSCIHPNPARQDIDNLEPLTRRMQRIEQTYAQLETSEKDVYHILTSERERRASYSAQMQEIQHSFSILTSCDTRSSCDIPNVQKITVRVLDLTEKLSRAKDMLACAQHALLRKKQPEQDLQDVRAHLQQCSQELAKKETALHALQETLTQQRVRIHALSIRLPKELLASNLLAPQKMQHEKESVAYWKEMLAHCQTLMRELHTHIEEYDREFNEIENASSALGADIAAREDALNHVQKEYMHLARTVCCARTEAHFNNNEEVTAALMTDAELSHAAAEIQFFNELRAADTHLLKTLEAEIGTEIPSDLDELNAQCHTLVKDEENFLSRIEILSATLHTLTHQYLKYEECSKQLAQKTQESAKLITLSDELNGINQKKIQFDAWALISFLHEITAYANIRLQKMSEGRYHLRVADSHVNARGYQGLALLVADAYTGSVRPSATLSGGETFMASISLALGLADSIQTRSGGIVLDSLFIDEGFGSLDEASLDKAIGILDEIREGSRMIGIISHVHELRTRIPHKILIKKTNAGSHVMQGDAE
- a CDS encoding protein-glutamate methylesterase/protein-glutamine glutaminase: MKNTNDIAVLIVDDSALMRKVIGKVIEGAPGLSIAGKAMNGRFALDMLERVQPDVILLDLEMPHMNGLQFLEQRKRLRIDIPVIILSSIAKEGARVTMQCLELGASDFVTKPFGSESAHLRTVSRKIVDYVTAYGRRYKLLRRTRRCLAMDTPVERPAGEEDLNCLDTQERASLPSVCARAPARDRASYTITPTEGARQTRIVPLRESGALQIIAIGVSTGGPSALRHIFAQLDADLPQPVVVVQHMPAGFTREFAYSLNQVCALEVKEAQEGDLVRRGRVLIAPGDRHLTVERRSLATVAHINSDEPENGHRPSVDVLFESVARHFENRALGILMTGMGRDGAAQLARLYTEGSRTIAQDADSCIVYGMPRVACELGAVGEQVSLDDMAATINRYGKVFASS